CCCTTCGAACTGGTCGGACTCCAAATCCAATCTCGAGTTCCTATGACTCCAGAGCTTGCGGGGAATGTTCCAGTTTTCATGCTCGCTGATCAGACGACCGGCCGATTTTACAACGTCGACGTACTTGGCTCTACCGGTGATGTACCCCCTGCCAAGCGCATCAATTAGTTCCTGAGTTCCAGCGCCGGGCGTCACTTCGGCCAAGACATCTCGAAGGTTCGCTGACGTAAGCCAACCTTGCTCGTCCTTCATGATACTTCCAAATTCTTGATGACTTCGCCCCACGCATTAAGTGCATCAGCTTTTTCAACTAGCCAATCATGGCGCTGATAGACGCCCGCAACACCGCTCCGCGAGCCGCCGACGTGGTTCAAGACCGCCTCCGTTACTTCGAAACGAACGCCCAAGCGCTGCAAACCCGTTGCCACAGTCCGACGCAGATCGTGGATCCGCCATGGCTCGGCCTGACCGCCAGCGTCATACGCCATGACTTCGTCAATTCGCCGCTTCGCCTTCGAGAAACCCGAGACGGGCGTTGCGCCTGTTGTCGAAAAGACGAAGCCAGATTTCGGCCAACTGTCACCCGCCCCGAGCTCATCCAGCTCGCCAATGGCCAGGGCGCTCAACGGCACAAGGTTCGGCTTGCCATTCTTCGAACGAGCCGCGGGAAGAGTCCAGAGTGCCGCCGCGCGATCGAGCTCGCGCCAGTCGAGCGCGGCGACTTCTTCTCGGCGCTGACCAGTCAACAGCAGGAACCGGAAGAGGCTTCCAAACGGATAGCTGAGCTCCTCGCAACCTCGCCATAGATGCACAAGCTCCTCGTGCGAAAGCACCCTGTCCCGTGCAGCTACAGGTGGCGGGGCTTCGACCCCTTCAAGCGGCGAGCGGTCGAGGTCGCCGCGGCTCACCGCCCATCGAAATAGTTTGCGCAAGGTTGCATGCGTTAGCCGCGCGATCGCCGGACGGTCATGCGTCCGATCCCAAATGAGACTTAAGTCAGAGCGCTGAATCGCCGGCAGCGGTTTACGCTTGAGGACCGGCACCGCTTCGCGTTTCAGAATGCCCGCACCTAACGGCCACTGTTTCCAACGCTTCTTCAGGTAAAGATCAACGAAAAGTTCAACGTACGATTCAAATCCCAGATCGATTGCCTGCCGACGTCGCTCGTGCTCCGCTT
This is a stretch of genomic DNA from Aurantiacibacter arachoides. It encodes these proteins:
- a CDS encoding tyrosine-type recombinase/integrase, whose protein sequence is MPTARITKQVVDRIEPGAKETFTWDDVLRGFGVRTTTSGAKSYVLQYRMGGREASSRRYTIGKHGSPWTPLTARKEAERLWLMIKQGVDPVQAEHERRRQAIDLGFESYVELFVDLYLKKRWKQWPLGAGILKREAVPVLKRKPLPAIQRSDLSLIWDRTHDRPAIARLTHATLRKLFRWAVSRGDLDRSPLEGVEAPPPVAARDRVLSHEELVHLWRGCEELSYPFGSLFRFLLLTGQRREEVAALDWRELDRAAALWTLPAARSKNGKPNLVPLSALAIGELDELGAGDSWPKSGFVFSTTGATPVSGFSKAKRRIDEVMAYDAGGQAEPWRIHDLRRTVATGLQRLGVRFEVTEAVLNHVGGSRSGVAGVYQRHDWLVEKADALNAWGEVIKNLEVS